The window CAAACAGTCTACTTTGGTCACATTTTGATGACCTACTTTTGATAAGCAACTTTACGCATTAAATTTTACTTATGTGTAAAGTTGTAAGGAACACGAAAATGGATGACTGCTTGCGTAACAGCAGCACAAGATAGACAAACACTACTGTTCTCTAGGTGCGATAACCAACTGGAAACAGAGGGGGTAAGGTGTCTCCACGTAAATTAGCTGCAATGGTTGATATCTCACACACAGCCGTAGCTCTTGGCTTTACCTTTGGCTAAGGGAGTTACGATGGAAGATGTAGAAGAAAAAAGTGAAATAGCTAGGGCGTGTTGATCTTTGCTGTACATTTCGCGTTCAACAATACATCGGTAACCACATTAACATGAATGCCAGCGATAACATGCTGGCATAATTCCTTTCTAGCTTGTCATATCTAATTGAAATAGCTCGATAATGCTTAATTCTCCCAAAGGCATTTTCGACCAAGTGACGATACTTGTATAGACACCAATCCATACTGTCTTTGTCTATATCTTGTCCGTAATTGCGTTTAGCAATTACTGTTTCTCCGCCACGTTCCTTAACAAAAATGCGGAAAGGTTCGCTGTCATATCCTTTATCACAAACGATGGTATTCACTTCATCGAGTTGCTCAACTAAGCTTTCGGCATGCACTATATCGTGGCGTTGTCCTTCTGATAAATCAAAGCAAATCGGCAGGCCACCACTATCCACGGCTAAGTGAATTTTGGTTGAGTTGCCCCCGCGACTTTTTCCTATTTGCTCTGAGCTTTCAGTCGCTGCACCTGTACTATGCTGATGCGCTCGAACTATAGAGCCATCAAGAAAGACCCATTCAAAATCTGCCATGCTAGATAAGCTTTTGAAAAGTTTATCTAAAACCCCTTTCTTTGACCAAAGATTAAATCGTCTGTAAACGGTACTCCACTCTCCGAACTCAGAGGGCAGATCCCGCCAAGGAATGCCTGTTCTCATTCGATAAAGTATTCCTTCAAATGTCATTCGATGTTCAGTTTTATCGTAAATACGACCCGTACTTTTCATAACTTGGAGTAGCAGTTCCCAGCGAATATCAGTTAGCATTGTTCTTGGCATGGTATTGGTTATGGTTTTACTTTTGGCGAAGCAAATTATAACTCTTTACCATGCTGTTCAAAAAACACTCACG of the Vibrio lentus genome contains:
- a CDS encoding IS5 family transposase; the protein is MPRTMLTDIRWELLLQVMKSTGRIYDKTEHRMTFEGILYRMRTGIPWRDLPSEFGEWSTVYRRFNLWSKKGVLDKLFKSLSSMADFEWVFLDGSIVRAHQHSTGAATESSEQIGKSRGGNSTKIHLAVDSGGLPICFDLSEGQRHDIVHAESLVEQLDEVNTIVCDKGYDSEPFRIFVKERGGETVIAKRNYGQDIDKDSMDWCLYKYRHLVENAFGRIKHYRAISIRYDKLERNYASMLSLAFMLMWLPMYC